A single Staphylococcus muscae DNA region contains:
- a CDS encoding ECF transporter S component, with the protein MQQTKQTRQLIIVGILSGISVILMFIKFPLPFLPPYLTLDFSDVPALLATFTLGPIAGILVEFIKNLLNFFFYLADPVGPVANFIAGSSLLLTAYGIHRYKPSTRSMLIGLAAGTLVMTVVLSIMNYFVLLPLYGMIMNLADIATNLKIIITAGIIPFNIIKGFVVSLLFILLYKRLKHVLKI; encoded by the coding sequence ATGCAACAGACGAAACAAACACGACAATTGATTATTGTCGGTATTTTAAGTGGTATTTCGGTGATTCTGATGTTTATCAAATTTCCATTACCATTTTTACCCCCTTATTTAACACTTGATTTTAGTGATGTTCCAGCATTACTTGCAACATTTACATTAGGACCGATTGCGGGAATACTCGTAGAATTCATTAAAAACTTACTGAACTTCTTTTTCTATCTTGCTGATCCAGTCGGCCCGGTTGCGAACTTTATTGCTGGTAGTAGTTTACTACTCACTGCATATGGTATTCATCGCTATAAGCCATCTACACGCAGCATGCTAATAGGTCTGGCAGCAGGTACATTAGTTATGACAGTTGTACTGAGTATTATGAATTACTTTGTACTCTTACCTTTATATGGCATGATTATGAATTTGGCAGACATTGCGACAAATTTAAAAATAATTATCACAGCGGGTATAATACCGTTTAATATTATAAAAGGATTCGTCGTTTCATTGTTATTTATCTTGCTATATAAAAGACTGAAGCATGTCCTTAAAATATAA
- a CDS encoding ferredoxin, with protein sequence MAKYTIVDMDTCIACGACGAAAPDIYDYDDEGIAYVILDDNQGTTPVPEELYEDLEDAFEGCPTDSIKVEEETFDGDALKFE encoded by the coding sequence TTGGCTAAGTATACGATTGTTGATATGGATACTTGTATCGCATGTGGTGCTTGTGGTGCAGCTGCCCCGGATATCTATGACTATGACGATGAAGGAATCGCTTATGTTATTTTAGATGATAACCAAGGCACAACGCCTGTACCGGAAGAACTGTATGAAGATTTAGAGGACGCTTTTGAAGGCTGCCCTACTGACTCTATCAAAGTTGAAGAAGAAACTTTTGATGGCGATGCATTAAAATTCGAATAA
- a CDS encoding helix-turn-helix domain-containing protein, producing the protein MSFYGCAPNLSFDDFETIVAASTNEEVTLPTSSSVTYFMLQHSFATLQLLIQTLSHAQHDNMKFAPLTSHTEIHQRVRNIYTMIQNKQLNGHVKREIFTLFKTLNAEHKGSIAHYFLTGYDETMYTMKQVGQLHQIDDDRLFITHYIDLLTIYQLLSEKEAYPILHQCLASDQLSYTLFRTKSLLLHGLSVPEVAQQTQLTENTIHDHILDLFMRHHLKNYYDYLTQDFQSFLAFYAQQPFQKLRFYKENFEYLSYFEIKLAIIGFSKGVLHA; encoded by the coding sequence ATGAGCTTTTATGGGTGTGCCCCTAACTTATCATTTGATGATTTTGAAACAATTGTAGCAGCATCTACAAACGAAGAGGTGACGCTACCTACATCATCATCCGTAACATATTTTATGTTACAACATTCATTTGCTACATTGCAACTTCTGATCCAAACATTGTCTCATGCACAACATGACAATATGAAGTTTGCACCATTAACATCTCATACTGAAATTCACCAGCGAGTTCGCAATATTTATACGATGATTCAAAACAAACAGCTTAATGGACATGTAAAACGAGAAATATTCACGCTGTTCAAAACATTGAATGCTGAACACAAAGGAAGTATCGCACATTATTTTTTAACAGGTTATGATGAAACAATGTATACAATGAAGCAAGTTGGACAGCTTCATCAAATAGATGATGATCGTTTATTCATCACACATTACATAGATTTGTTGACGATTTACCAGTTACTTTCTGAAAAGGAAGCGTATCCGATATTGCATCAATGTCTGGCATCTGACCAACTTAGTTACACGTTATTTCGAACGAAGTCTCTATTACTTCATGGGCTGTCTGTTCCTGAAGTCGCACAGCAAACACAACTCACTGAAAATACGATCCATGATCATATCTTAGATCTTTTTATGCGACATCATTTAAAGAATTATTATGATTATTTAACGCAAGACTTTCAAAGTTTTTTAGCATTTTATGCACAACAACCTTTTCAAAAACTCCGATTTTATAAAGAGAATTTTGAATATCTTAGTTATTTTGAAATTAAGTTGGCAATTATTGGTTTTTCGAAAGGGGTATTACATGCTTAA